In Larimichthys crocea isolate SSNF chromosome XI, L_crocea_2.0, whole genome shotgun sequence, the sequence agtttagcaggtataatgtttgcCATCCTaatttagcttgttagcatgccaacatttGATAATTAGCACTGAACAGGAAGTGCAGCTGACGCTAATAGGAATATCCTGACAGATATTTGGTCATAACCCAAAAGTGTTGGATAGGATGAATTTTTGGCCTTATTATAGTGCCAGATGGAATGTCAGAGGGTCACTACAATGAATCCTGATGGAAACACGCACGTCCATGCATCTGTATTTTATTGTCTGGACAATAATGAGGCAGACCAGATGTACGATAAAAGTTAAACATGAGATGCATCAGTGATTTGCCTTCAGTGTGGGAGACTGgtggaacaaaagaaacagatgCAATCTCAGAATCCACTGGCTACCATCTGACAAAGATTTAGTATTCAGATGCAGGTATCTGTTAATAGAGATTACCACAGATGTTTCTTGAGGCCCTTTGCTCTGCAGGAGGGACTGACTGCCTGAAATTAAACCCAGAGCTAATGGAAAAGATGCAACTTTCACATCTTTCCACCTGAATACATAGAAACTCCAACAAAGCCCGTGGAGTCTGTTGATAAATGAGCTGAAGTATTTGGTGGTGATGGGACTGATTAAGCTTTTGTGGTGATTTAAGGTGACGATGAGTATGATTAATTACGCCAATGAGCCCCCTTATCGTAAAATCAGTCCATCAGACTTAAACAATACAACACATTTCAACGATACTTACGCTaaaaccaacagtccaaaaatgTATCCTAAATTCATGAAAGTTCTAGTTCTGCAATGGACGATTCTTTTGCaatattattttgtattcatattATAGCATAAAATTGCAGATGAAGCTGCCATATTCAagtatttatattgtttgtctgcaagagaagaagaaagttttTTGAGGTATACATTGCACTACACTGTCTGAAACGGGAAAGATGAGACCACAGAAGTCTGCAGGGgtcctgaaaacaaaataacttaGTCTCAttctcattttcacatttgttgGTCAACTATCTATAGATTTACCAGTGACTTGTTGTTATATCAATGTATCTGTACACTAATTATGAAGCTAGAGCTAATGGGCAATTAGTTTATCTTAGAGTAtagactgaaacaaagagacacagctAGTCTGGCccagtcaaaagaaaaaaatccatacCAAATCGTTACACACTGATCAGTACTATACAACTCTGTGCAAGCAGAGGCTGATAATTACATGAAGGTTGCCAACAGCACAGCCTTGTATTTATGCAGCTGTGTTGGCAATTTTTTAATGGTATGTTGGTCCCCTGTTACATCCTTAATATTGTAACTGCATTCACTTATGACCATATTCTTAAGTTGACATATCAATGTTAACCACATCTAAACAGACCACACTTCTCTGAAAAGGTCTGACCTTAAACGTCCATCTTGTGCTGAGACTTCTGCAGAACATTTCTGTCCGTGCttaaaagaatatttttaaattatagtTCAGTGTAAGTAATAAAGTGGCCACTTAGTGTATGTCCCCCCTCCCATATTTATATCTCACCTGTCACAGTCTTCTTTAGATAGCAGAAACGATTGCATATAAACCAAAAATGGACCGTGCAGTCATATGGCGCTTTATTTAGAAATGGAGTATACCCATAATAAAAACTTTATGATTTTAGAAGTCATCATAGTAATGACGTGACGTATCGCTGTTATAAATGGTTCAGTAGCACTGGGCTTAGTGAAGCGTGTCACCTGATAGGCTCTAATGGTGTTAGGTCGATGATGGTTACAGTAGGAGTGAGGTCATTTCTGGCTCCTGCAGGGTTGAGAGACCCTGTCTGTGAATCTAAGCATTATGCTTGCAAATACTGATGACATACTGCACATAAATGTACAGACATGGCATGCACAGCTGCAggacagaataaaaatattaaaagttattGTAACAATATGATAAATGCACAATTATACTAACACAGGATAGATATTTCTTTGACACGTATACTTAATGGACAGAACCGGTTGACTTTgttcaacaaaaacaaggtCATAAATAATCCACACAACAACAATGCTCTACTGTGGGCCTCTCAGTGGCGAAAGATGTCGGGGTGACTGGACTATTTGTGGAGGGATTggagacagtgtgtgtattttctgtagTGTGAAGACGGAGGCAACAGAAGGTATTTGACAAGGATATGATAGCATGTATGAGGGCATTAAAGGGCAGGCATGTGTCTGAAAACATATAGTAGTGTTGTctcctgactgtctgtctgtctgtctgtctgtctgtgttccgCTGGGTAACTATGAATGGGCCTATCTTATAGCGAGTGACCAGACCAGACACTGGCCTTGTGTCACATATGCTAAGAGATTAGCAATAGTTCCTTTGTGAACACCATCTATGTGCTGTAAATGTTCTGTTGTCCTTCACATTGGCACCACATGTCTCATGTCTCTACGTGTCCCTCATCACATGCTGCTCTTCACATGTTCAATCTAAATACAGTCTCTGTCACATTAATCCGTCTGTCAGTTTCTCATGGCATATTAAGGTGATGCCCCacataatatgtaatatatattacatgACATGTGTAGCTGTAAAGCATTTAGTTGAGGAGCTCTATGCTGGAAAAAAATATCACACGTATTGTACGATGTTAAGCTTTTCCAAGCTCTGTTTGTCAGTGATTGATTTTTAGTCATGCTTGCAGCATATCTGAAGTTACAGCCACCGTTAGTACAACACCGaaaaagactgaaatatctcaacaaatattggatggtttaccatcatcatcattacaggAATTTATGATCACCAGGTGCTCCACTGACTTTACCTCCAGCAGCAAGACAAGGTTTCCAGTTGGTTCAGGGGATATATAACTATTGGATGGCTCACCATGAAATTCTGTACGTGCATTTACGTCCCCTTCAGAATGCATTGTAATCATATTCAAATTGGCAACTGAGTGTAGTGTACTGTAGCTGTGTGATGGACTGCTTTTATGATAAGTGGGTCTAAGTAATTCCGATAGTATTATCATGCTCATTGTCACCTTGAATCGCCACAGTGAAATCAACAGAAGCTTAGCCGGACACATCAACACCAAATGTTTTGGAACACCAACAGCCTCTGCATGCTCCATCTGAGTTTCTACGTACTGAAGAAGAGCAGTGTGAGGGGGGTGTCTAAAAGTTGCACCTTCTCTATTAGCTCTGTGTCTCATTCCAGCCTGTCAGTCCCTCCTGAAGAGCAAAGACACTCAACAAacatctgtgtctgttgttCACTCGATGAATGAATGTCTAGCCACATTAAGCGGTTCAGgattaaatgtcttgacaactaCTGGATACCATTACATCCTGGTACAGAGATTCATGTTCCATCTAGTGCAATCATCAGGTCAAACATTATCTtatccaatactttggtttatcaTCAAATACCTGCGCAATAAGTGACATTCACATCTGCATCAGTTATACTTAATGGTATGTGCTAAAGGACTGTTTGCACAGCAGATAGTTTGATGTCATAGCGGGAAACTCACAGGCGTATTAATGCTGCATTTCActttctgtgtgctgtttgctgTCAGTCATTGGAAATGAGTTGTCCTTACCGTTACTAAGCGCACCCTTTCTAGCTCAAGAACAGCCTCACTAGCAACTACCAGTCCAAGTGACCAAGTGACCCCAATAAAATTATTTTCCAACACTAGAAGCTGTGAAACATCACGATCATGTCCATGTGGGGGGTCACATACAGCAGGTTAGTGATAGGCTGATACGCAGTACCTAGTAAACAAGAGAGGGCCATATAAATGTGTCCATAGCCTCTGTAAATGTTCCTCTTAGTGTCTACAAGTGGCTACAAGTAACAAATGCTCACTAAGCAGAATGACTATTGGCTACCATAGGTTAAATTAGGTTGCCATATTGAGTTAGCTTTGGGCATTTTCCATAATTACCACTTATCATAACCCATCAGGAGCCAACATCAAAGTATTGACTCTTGTTTGCACTGAGAAATTAAAGCTTAATGCCAAGCAAATCCATTTAAATATGCAGTAATGatgtttatgatgtttatgGAGGGGgctaaatcacattttatagCCTGCAGATGTAAATTATGCACAAAATCTcaaaaacaggaacattttATCCCCCTTTTCATTAAagtcacagagtacacagagttaCATGGAAGCACTGAGAAGACATTTGTCAAAGTCTGGCTCATTAAGCCTTGTTTCTCATTCAAGTCACACTCCAACTGCACACACTGAGCCTGTGCTTTTCTTTAGTTGGCAAATGCTGCAGCTCAGCTTCACTGGTGGCAGAAGTCTCATATTCTTACAAACTTGTAAACAAACCTGTATATTCAGAGGCCCAAACTTTAGCACCAGTAACTCTGCAGCAGGTAATCATGGCCCCACAGATCATCTTGGCAGTCGAGACCACAAGGCTGTAAAATGTTAAGAAGATAAATTACTACGCGTTATCTGGTTACCATCCCAAATACAACTCTGTCCCTGTCATTGAAGAATaaactaaaactataaatatacttaaaactataataaaataaaacaaaagttcttttaacataaatatattttaggtGTTTCCATGTCTCCCACAAACACTTGCAGGTTAGTGTTTACCATAAATATACCTGTCAGACACTTATTTAGCTGACAAATGGTAGAAACACTtcacaatcaaataaaatagtaaatgattaaaaacagctcaGGCTTTGAACCTTCAATTATTTCCCCATCAATTctcaaaaaataatatatatattttttttacttttattgctACAGATTCAGTACTTTAAACAGATTTCTGTCTgttgaatctaaaaatacaGGTAGGAGACAACATAGCGTGACATAACAGGTAACATAGTGGGTAAGAATCCAGAGGAATATTTGGATATATTCGGAAACAGGCTTATTTGTGTTCTTGCTGATCTTTGCAACTAACTTCAGTAATAAAGTGAAAAAGATTTTCAACCATCTCGCCTTGTCTGGATCCTGTGAAATGGTCCCAAACATCAGGTGGCGTGAGGAGCTACTTTATTTGTGCAACAGCTCCATCCTGTGGACTCTTCAGGTCTGCTGCATTTGGAATAAAATAAGGACACCACATTGCAAACAGGCCTATGGATCAGTGCCActtctgtttctgcagttttCCCACAAGTCTGTGATGTATTCAACCTATTAACAAATAAAGGAGCCAACATATGAGATTTAAATTATTGAGAAAACACCTTTAATGACTTGACAAAACACCACAGGGGAtacatcacacagacagacgtttgttttcagacagtaagacacagtgaaaataaaataaaagcatctggagcaaaaaagtgagagagagaaaagatcatGAGGTCAGCTCGTGCGTCCAAGTACATGTCACTGCCAGTGCTCTGACAGCAGTCCTATCGAGAGTACCATGGCAAGAATTAGAAATCCAAATGTGTCTCGACATATATAGCCTATTACTTTCCAGTGGTTCTGCCAGTAGCTTTTCAGCACTCAACACTGCCACAACAATACAGCGTGCCATTATTAAACCAagaatttcacaataaaatagaGGGAATAAAGTCTGTCTCCCCCTCACACGCTtaagacatatacacacatacacacacactccagtttAAATAGTCATTAGGTCCTGGTCTAAACTTCTTAACCTCACCTCATctgcaaaacaggaaaaagcaAGCAGATTTAACCGTCCGTTAAGGTGCTACATTTAAGCTCGATTTTTACACCGACCCTccgaaagagaggaaagaaaaaaatcacacaaaaataTGTGAACCATGAGCTCTAAAGATTAGAGAACGAAGAAGGTGAAGTTTAATTTCAAAGAGGTTGTATTGCTATGTCACAAACTGATGTAAAGGCAGTGACAGGTGAAGTTCCCAGACTTCTTATGCAATGCATAACTACCAGTGTGTAGAGAATATTGCTGGCTGAAAATAGCTTTTGAAGTCTTTAACGAAAGGCTTTAGTTCATGTGTTAAAGGTCCCTTGAAATGGCTTCAATGTTGTAACTTTTTTTTGATGGTTTTAGGCAAtttcaacatgaaacaaaacattgtaTGGAGGACAACAACAGGTCTCAgaggtccggtgtgtaagatttagggtgATGCATCggcagaatgtggcagaaatggaatataatattcataaataggTTTTCCTTAGTGTATAATCAactaaaaatatcattttacagagggagggagcgggtcctcttccacggggTTTGCCATATTTCAGCAGCTCAGATCAGACAAATTAAATACTGGCTTTAGGTAGGGCCTTATGCGTTTTACAGGTTCttctacatgcttggaagaggAAGTaaggtgaggggtattcattcggttgcaatctgcaaacCTCACTGTCAAAAGCgactgaatcctacacactttaAAATTTTTTTAGCGAGAGCGGTAAATGATGTTTTTGCAGACTAACATGTCACTGCTGCTACCTCTAGTTAACTCTGTAGACCTGCAGGGTTGCCCCCACAAAACTAAAATGACATTACAATTTCTTTGACCCAAGAATGTTTGGatataaaaatagataaattgCATGTTAGGATCATATTTGGCACATGATAGGTGACACAAGTGACAACACCATGAATGTATTTTCCAtttcactggacctttaaagatgCATACTggtttttagactttttttgcCGAACTGATAAAGTTTAGGAGCCGCAGAGTCGCAGTCACACTTCCGTCACAGTGCACTGTCCATCAGGACTACGTGAGCGGAGACAGACCGTAAAGCTGGAGGGCCCTCCCCTTGGAGGCATTCTAGCTGGCTGGCTCTCTCTTAGCGGCCTTTGCCTATGTCTTCTCCGTGGCATCGATTCTGCTCTCTCGGGTTCCTCCTCACTCTCACTGCTGCCGGATGTGTAATCGTACGTCTGCGCCTCGTCGTTTCCTTCCACCTCTTCACCCTCTGGCTGGCTGATTAGAAGCTGCGAGAAAGACTCTTCCAGGGTTGAGCGTGAGGATGAAAGAGAACTGGTAAGATGGCGCCCCAGGACTGTTGGAGGTCTAACAGGGGGAAGCGACGCCATTATCCCGAAAGATGAAGACTGTGATTGGCCTGCAGTGTCCGATCCGTCAGCTGAGCTGACGCGGTCTGTGGCAGCTGGGGTGACAACTGGTGAAGCAGGAATAGGGGCCGGTTCAGGATCTAACCTCAGTCCCGCAACTCCCTTTTTAGGGATGTCTACAACATCGCGCTTTATCTTACGTCTGCGGCTATGTTCATTCCTGCGATACTGCACCATGTTCTCCAGGTCAGCTACATAAAGAAACCCTGCAATCAGCATCTCTGTGCTCTTCCTGCCCTTGGAGAAGGCTTCCTCCAGCTCACGGCTGGTCCTCTCATCATACTGCCACCAACCATTGCGCCCTTCATAGTACCATGCAAAGTCTCCGCGGGAACCGCCGCCTGTCCCGACACTTCGGCTCACCCCGGCAGCTGCTGCCTTCAGCTCTTCAGGTGAGAGCAGGACCGGCCGCTCCAAGAAGTCCTCTGGGATTTCTTGTCGGCAGAGAGCGCAGCGCTTGCTGTGCCAGGAGGCGCCTTTCACGCACAGGAAACAGAAGACGTGGCAGCATGGGAGGCATACAGGGTGGATGCAGCTCTGCAGGCAGATGGCACACTCCGGGGTGGGGGGGTCTGTAGCACAagtgtctcctccctcctctatAAGCTTGGTGGGTGCCGGGGCATTCACTGAACAGTCCCCTTCTCCACAGCCTGCCATactacagagagaaacacagcacTGTCACAACATATCTACCTTGTGTTACATAGCTGTAACTAATCCTATTAAATTGTCATGCGCTATTTAGCTGATAGTTTTGGGAACGccctcgtacacacacacacacacacgacataaAGTTATGATTTCtgctaataaataaatggtgaAATTAAAACGctagtttaaaaaatgtaagtatGTTTTATTATCCCTGAATTTGCGAGACTTTAGACATAACGAGTTATATGAAAGGCCTTCTTTTAGCTGTCAGACAGAGCTAACATCACCTACATACACAACTACTGCTAAGCTAACTGCGTTACATTTAAAGAGCTTACCCTGTTAGCAGCAATGCTACGGCCTCGTCGAATTGTAGCGAAGCAACGCTGTAACTAAGATACTGTAACTAGGATACTGTAACTAAGCTACTGTAACTAGGATACTGTAACTGAGCTACTGTAAAGCTAACGTTAACCTGACAGCTGCCATATGCAGTTAGCATATTAGCTGTCAGTGTGCTTCTTGTTTACCAAACCTCTCTGTTTATACACTCACCTGAACATTGAGATACTTCTAGAAGCGTCCTCAGCAGAAGAGCAGGTGGAGGTCTTTATACAGCCGCATTTATGTTTGGTTATGAAGTTACGTACGGTTAGCGTAGATGTTATTACGACTGCGTTACCGCTGGACCGTCGCTCTGGCCAAGGCCAGCTGACTTCAGAGCTCCTGGATGGGCCTCACAGCGTTCACAATGCCGGTCCACATGTTGTGTGCATCTGTCCTGCGCACCGTACGTACcatatcatttatttacttattatattatttatttatatgttttccACTTGATATTCTTTGTTTAGacatttatctatatatatgatTTTAACTTTGTAAAAGTATATGGTttatattaattcattatttcatatattattgtgttatatgggtataaaagtgtaaaaaatttAACATATTAcgaatattaatattattatagtGTGTAAAAGcccgctaaatcctacacacaagAACTTTAATGCATAATtgttcatttgttgtgttttaagtatttatatattttatttcatgaaattTAGTAGGTCTTACTGTAGCTAAGTGTTCAGATGTTTATGACATTACTGCATACTATTCTTGGTTATTTGCTGACTATGTGGTGCTGGTAATAGGCCTTTTTCCCAGCAGACATTTGACTTGTTTTagaaagaaaagcacaggtgttattAATAACATAACAATGGCTGTGTTCTATCAAGTGTCCCAGTGCgacatgacagtgtgacagagtgatagtgagccagcatgcataATACCACAACGCTGACACCAAAGCAGCTAAAAGTACTTCatgcattattaatattattatttacaactgTGCCTTGTCTCGCCTGATATGTCAAAACGGATTGAGTAAGTGTTGGCggtacagtttgtttttttacccaaaaccaaaacatgttttctcaatacattttattgcaAGTAAGAAGACAATGTGTAGGTGTCCTCAAAAAGTTGCAGTAAGACAAATGGTCAAGTTAGGAAATCAGTTcgtaaaagaaaacacaagtggCATCAATTTAGCACATGACTGGTATTCACATAAAATGCCTGAGCCCGGATAAGCCTAAGCAATGCAGTAAAGATGTTGGATTTATAGATACAATGGAAgaaacatctgttttatttgaactgaATGTATCTATACTTTTTCTTTGCTGCCAGCCAAAGGAAGAATTTGCAAAACAAGTTCAATGTCTCTGTTCATGAGGGGTTGCCGTTCATCTTACTACAACCTACTTGGactctttgatttctttttggtGACACACTTCTTGATCTCCGACACGTGTGGGCAGGGGTCACCGTAGACACTTGGGGACCGTAGAACTTTTCGCGTGCGCATCTCTTCCCCCCTCCTGTAGGTCCGCATGCTCCGTCTCCGAATGCATGGACCCCAGTCTGTCCATTCCCCAACTTCGCAGTGCACTGTGAGCAGAGAGGTGATGAGACAGATACTCACAGGTAGCAAGAGGTATGCAGAAACTTCTATACTGATATTaggtattgttgttgtttgtttgacatcTCAGTAAAAGTTGGGAGTTTCTCTCACCTTGGGGGATGCATTGCAGAAGCTGCACATCAGGCTCAAATCCCATCGGACAGGTGAGATGACACTGGCCTTGGTGAAAGTACAGGTCTGCTTTACACCTCACACACATGTTCCTCCTGACACACATCTCACAACCTGTAGAGcactctgagacacacacaaacatctcgCATTGCACTGTACTTCCATGGAAAACTCTACTACATGCATATTGTGCACACAGCCTTCATGAATAACACGTCTCACCTGTGCATTCTCTCAGTGCTGCATTTGCTGTCAGCCCATTCGGAcagttgttttcacatttaccctggaacaggaagtgacccGGGTGACAATGTGTGCAGAAATTTTCACTGAAACAGGAAGCGCAGTCCTCCTTGCACCCTGCAGGCCAGTGGAAATGGTGCCAAAATAtgttcttgtttattttattctctcaACACCAACATACACAGTTACACAGTGAGTTGTTGTTCAGCTTAACacaatgaaacaataaaagtaacaGCAAAAAAACCCTGTAAAGCCTCTAGTCTCGTCCAGAAAATTAGATAAGGTTAAACATTGGTTCTCCACTCCCTGCATATGTTCATTGGTACCTACTTGTGCAGGTGCTGATGTGTGGAGAGCGCATGCCATAGTGACCCCGGGggcaggaggacagacaggtgcCTCTCTGCCGCATCCCATCCAGCTCCAAATGGAAGAAGAGGCGAGGTTTACATGACAGGCAGCCATTCAGGGCCGAGCATGTGACACAACCTGCTGGACAGGGTCTGGTCATGGGGGTGCTACCTGTAAAAAAGTGTAAAGGATGAGCATTTTTGTCTATGTGCATGTAGGGGGAGCCGAGTGAGTTTTGCAGACATTGTACTTTGATGAGATCAGAGGTAATAAACGGAGCCAAGCTTTCAATTTCATAGCGTTCAAGAGGGTAAAACCAATGGAATATGACCACATTGACCACACTGATTCCTGAGAGCTGAAAGAACAAACTTATTGTCTCCATATGCAGTGTCTGtctacttttttactttttactggAACAATGAGGAAAAGATAAGAAAGTTTTCACATGAGCCCTGTCTAACAACGCTATTGGAGAGGTGTGGTTGTAAAGTCATGCTTGAATACTTACGTCT encodes:
- the LOC104925637 gene encoding E3 ubiquitin-protein ligase rnf146 isoform X1; this translates as MFSMAGCGEGDCSVNAPAPTKLIEEGGDTCATDPPTPECAICLQSCIHPVCLPCCHVFCFLCVKGASWHSKRCALCRQEIPEDFLERPVLLSPEELKAAAAGVSRSVGTGGGSRGDFAWYYEGRNGWWQYDERTSRELEEAFSKGRKSTEMLIAGFLYVADLENMVQYRRNEHSRRRKIKRDVVDIPKKGVAGLRLDPEPAPIPASPVVTPAATDRVSSADGSDTAGQSQSSSFGIMASLPPVRPPTVLGRHLTSSLSSSRSTLEESFSQLLISQPEGEEVEGNDEAQTYDYTSGSSESEEEPERAESMPRRRHRQRPLRESQPARMPPRGGPSSFTVCLRSRSPDGQCTVTEV
- the LOC104925637 gene encoding E3 ubiquitin-protein ligase rnf146 isoform X2, translating into MAGCGEGDCSVNAPAPTKLIEEGGDTCATDPPTPECAICLQSCIHPVCLPCCHVFCFLCVKGASWHSKRCALCRQEIPEDFLERPVLLSPEELKAAAAGVSRSVGTGGGSRGDFAWYYEGRNGWWQYDERTSRELEEAFSKGRKSTEMLIAGFLYVADLENMVQYRRNEHSRRRKIKRDVVDIPKKGVAGLRLDPEPAPIPASPVVTPAATDRVSSADGSDTAGQSQSSSFGIMASLPPVRPPTVLGRHLTSSLSSSRSTLEESFSQLLISQPEGEEVEGNDEAQTYDYTSGSSESEEEPERAESMPRRRHRQRPLRESQPARMPPRGGPSSFTVCLRSRSPDGQCTVTEV
- the LOC109139075 gene encoding R-spondin-3-like isoform X2, producing the protein MWIPSLIWILHFMNLTKGLDNAKILRNRRSTPMTRPCPAGCVTCSALNGCLSCKPRLFFHLELDGMRQRGTCLSSCPRGHYGMRSPHISTCTRCKEDCASCFSENFCTHCHPGHFLFQGKCENNCPNGLTANAALRECTECSTGCEMCVRRNMCVRCKADLYFHQGQCHLTCPMGFEPDVQLLQCIPQVHCEVGEWTDWGPCIRRRSMRTYRRGEEMRTRKVLRSPSVYGDPCPHVSEIKKCVTKKKSKSPSRL
- the LOC109139075 gene encoding R-spondin-3-like isoform X1, with the translated sequence METISLFFQLSGISVVNVVIFHWFYPLERYEIESLAPFITSDLIKVQCLQNSLGSPYMHIDKNAHPLHFFTGSTPMTRPCPAGCVTCSALNGCLSCKPRLFFHLELDGMRQRGTCLSSCPRGHYGMRSPHISTCTRCKEDCASCFSENFCTHCHPGHFLFQGKCENNCPNGLTANAALRECTECSTGCEMCVRRNMCVRCKADLYFHQGQCHLTCPMGFEPDVQLLQCIPQVHCEVGEWTDWGPCIRRRSMRTYRRGEEMRTRKVLRSPSVYGDPCPHVSEIKKCVTKKKSKSPSRL